The following proteins come from a genomic window of Nitrospira sp.:
- a CDS encoding putative histidine-kinase gives MSPSSNPRPPGANLAPYRAIFANATDGIAIIDREATYIEQNPAHRIMLGYSDEDLIGRTPALHLGEEVFQRMAKELTETGRFQGEVRSRRKDGRWIDIALSAFGIYDDKREVLCYAEVKRDITARKQAEEAMARQAQLLRLSHDAILVWRLDGTIVSWNRGAEELYGFTESEAVGRAAHELLQTIHPVPWPDIESALRRHSRWEGELRHRTKDGREVIVSARHQLIVDADGRFYVLETNRDITESERVEQDLRAARDTFRHLVEQSPFGVYVVNADFRLVQVSAGARKVFQNVRPLLGRDFADVLRHIWPEPFSGEAIGLFRHTLETGEPYHAPATVERRRDSGEVESYDWKIERLMLPDGRWGVVCHFYDLSERQRYEEALKDSEARFRDMADNLLQFAWMADPKGWIFWYNRRWFDYTGTTLEQMQGWGWKAVHHPDHVDRVVARIQRSWDTGEIWEDTFPLRGRDGQYRWFLSRAVPIRDADGNITRWFGTNTDITDLREAQQAQARLAAIVTYSDDAIISKDLNGIIMSWNRGAERLFGYTEQEAIGRSVTMLMPLERMNEEPEILARIRRGESIEHYETVRRRKDGTLLDISLTVSPIKDDEGRIIGASKVARDITDRKRQEEELRRWKDELGTRVQERTEELLATQARLMKMTSQLSLTEQQERRKLARELHDYLAQMLVVGQMKTGMLEKQVPPNPASTGLLQDLGKVFQEALTYTRTLIAELSPPSLEDSGLPIALKWLAERFAKDGFKVDVQVDCASIPLPEEQSVVVFQAVRELLFNVMKHAGVDQATVTVTPDQDNSLRVAVTDHGKGLSPDALQRSAQPGHLGLISVRERFRAMGGRVDVESRPGQGTTVTLRLPLTKSAETKVLSPKLPEMQSSALRTQHSALPKQAVIRVLLVDDHKPVRQGLRDLLASDDRIRVVGEAGTCEEALMLAANLVPDVVVTDINLPDMDGIEATKRFKTLHPQTVVIGLSVHTEEHMKREMVSAGAETLLSKEWAAEELIAMIVKCRDERLREPPAATLQVPR, from the coding sequence ATGTCACCCTCTTCCAATCCTCGTCCGCCGGGTGCCAACCTCGCGCCCTACCGCGCAATCTTCGCCAATGCAACCGACGGCATTGCGATCATCGACAGGGAGGCCACGTACATCGAACAAAATCCGGCGCATCGCATCATGCTGGGCTACTCGGACGAGGATTTGATCGGCCGGACACCGGCTCTCCATCTTGGAGAAGAGGTCTTCCAAAGAATGGCGAAGGAATTGACCGAGACCGGACGTTTCCAGGGAGAGGTGCGATCGCGTCGGAAAGACGGGCGATGGATCGATATCGCCCTGTCGGCCTTCGGCATTTACGACGACAAAAGAGAAGTCCTGTGTTACGCCGAGGTGAAACGAGACATCACGGCGCGCAAGCAGGCGGAAGAGGCGATGGCGCGGCAGGCGCAATTATTGCGACTCTCTCACGACGCCATTCTCGTGTGGCGGCTCGACGGCACGATCGTGAGCTGGAATCGAGGCGCAGAAGAACTCTACGGGTTCACCGAGAGCGAAGCCGTCGGTCGCGCCGCTCATGAGTTGCTCCAGACCATCCATCCGGTTCCATGGCCCGACATCGAATCTGCCCTGCGCCGGCACAGTCGATGGGAGGGAGAGCTCCGTCATCGCACCAAGGACGGCCGGGAGGTCATTGTCTCCGCCCGTCATCAGCTGATTGTCGACGCCGACGGCCGCTTCTACGTGTTGGAGACGAATCGCGATATCACCGAGAGCGAGCGGGTGGAGCAAGATCTGCGCGCGGCTCGCGATACGTTCCGCCATCTCGTCGAACAGTCCCCTTTCGGGGTGTACGTGGTCAACGCGGACTTTCGCCTGGTCCAGGTGAGTGCCGGAGCCCGGAAGGTGTTTCAAAATGTCCGGCCTCTGCTGGGGCGGGATTTTGCCGATGTCCTGCGTCATATTTGGCCGGAACCGTTCTCCGGCGAGGCCATCGGTCTGTTCCGACACACGTTGGAAACCGGTGAGCCGTACCATGCACCCGCCACCGTCGAGCGGCGACGCGACAGCGGTGAAGTGGAATCATATGATTGGAAAATCGAACGTCTCATGCTGCCCGACGGACGGTGGGGCGTGGTGTGCCATTTTTACGATCTCTCCGAACGTCAACGGTATGAAGAGGCACTGAAGGACAGCGAAGCCCGGTTCCGCGACATGGCGGACAACCTGTTGCAGTTCGCCTGGATGGCGGACCCCAAGGGCTGGATCTTCTGGTACAACCGACGCTGGTTCGACTACACAGGCACGACGTTGGAGCAGATGCAGGGATGGGGGTGGAAAGCGGTTCATCATCCGGATCATGTCGATCGTGTCGTCGCCCGCATTCAACGGTCATGGGATACCGGTGAAATTTGGGAGGATACGTTCCCGTTGCGGGGACGCGACGGACAATATCGATGGTTCCTTTCCAGAGCGGTGCCGATCCGAGACGCCGACGGCAACATTACCCGCTGGTTCGGCACGAATACCGACATTACCGACCTGCGCGAGGCCCAGCAGGCGCAAGCGCGCTTGGCTGCGATCGTGACGTATTCCGACGACGCCATCATCAGTAAAGATCTGAACGGTATCATTATGAGTTGGAATCGCGGAGCCGAACGCCTGTTCGGTTACACCGAGCAGGAGGCGATCGGTCGGTCGGTCACGATGCTCATGCCATTGGAACGCATGAATGAAGAGCCGGAAATCCTCGCCCGCATCAGGCGCGGAGAGTCGATCGAGCATTATGAGACCGTTCGGCGCCGCAAGGACGGCACATTGTTGGATATCTCCCTGACCGTGTCCCCCATCAAGGATGACGAAGGTCGAATTATCGGGGCGTCCAAGGTGGCGCGCGACATCACCGACCGCAAACGGCAGGAAGAGGAACTGCGCCGGTGGAAGGATGAGCTGGGGACCCGCGTGCAAGAGCGGACTGAAGAGTTGCTGGCGACGCAAGCTCGGTTGATGAAGATGACCTCGCAACTGAGCCTGACCGAGCAACAGGAGCGTCGTAAGCTGGCCCGTGAGCTGCATGACTATCTGGCGCAGATGCTCGTCGTGGGCCAGATGAAAACCGGCATGCTGGAGAAGCAGGTTCCACCCAATCCGGCAAGCACGGGCCTCTTGCAGGATTTGGGCAAGGTGTTTCAAGAGGCGTTGACCTATACGCGCACCCTGATCGCCGAGCTGAGTCCTCCGTCGCTCGAAGATTCCGGTTTGCCCATCGCGCTGAAGTGGCTGGCTGAGCGATTTGCAAAGGACGGGTTCAAGGTGGATGTGCAGGTGGATTGTGCCTCCATCCCGTTGCCTGAAGAACAGTCGGTCGTGGTGTTTCAAGCGGTGCGCGAGCTGCTGTTCAACGTGATGAAACACGCGGGTGTCGACCAGGCGACGGTGACCGTGACGCCGGACCAGGATAACTCCTTGCGGGTTGCCGTGACGGATCACGGCAAGGGATTGAGTCCGGATGCATTGCAACGCTCCGCTCAGCCCGGCCATCTGGGACTCATCAGCGTGCGGGAACGTTTTCGAGCGATGGGCGGCCGAGTCGATGTGGAATCTCGGCCTGGTCAAGGCACGACGGTCACACTGAGGCTGCCGTTGACAAAGAGTGCTGAGACAAAAGTGCTGAGTCCTAAGTTGCCGGAAATGCAAAGCTCGGCACTCAGGACTCAGCACTCAGCACTTCCGAAGCAAGCGGTCATCCGTGTTCTTCTGGTGGACGACCACAAGCCGGTGCGTCAGGGGTTGCGGGATCTCTTGGCCTCGGACGATCGAATCCGCGTCGTCGGCGAGGCAGGCACGTGCGAGGAAGCGCTGATGCTGGCTGCGAACTTGGTCCCCGACGTGGTCGTCACGGACATCAATCTGCCAGACATGGACGGCATCGAAGCGACGAAGCGCTTCAAAACACTTCATCCGCAGACGGTGGTGATCGGGCTTTCTGTCCACACGGAAGAGCACATGAAACGCGAGATGGTTTCAGCGGGTGCCGAGACGCTGTTGTCCAAGGAATGGGCCGCGGAAGAGCTCATCGCCATGATCGTCAAATGCCGCGATGAACGATTACGTGAACCTCCAGCCGCTACGCTTCAAGTACCGCGATAA
- a CDS encoding UPF0337 protein YjbJ — MNAEQFKGKWAQFKGEAKRQWGKLTDDDMTEAEGNYDKFIGRVQERYGDKKEEVMKWTKDWFEKQSTAQSGPQR; from the coding sequence ATGAATGCAGAGCAATTTAAAGGGAAGTGGGCTCAGTTCAAGGGAGAAGCCAAACGTCAGTGGGGCAAGCTGACGGATGACGATATGACGGAGGCCGAAGGGAACTATGACAAGTTTATCGGGCGAGTGCAGGAGCGTTACGGTGACAAGAAGGAAGAGGTCATGAAGTGGACGAAGGACTGGTTTGAGAAGCAGAGTACCGCCCAGTCCGGACCGCAGAGATAA